CGGCACGCGCGTGGTTGCGCGAACATGGGGCGGGGCTTCACTGGATCGGGCGATCGTCCTGAAGCGGGCGTTGCAGCGGCTGTCGCGTCGCCGGCGCAAAGTCGCGGCGGTCGTCACGCGCTGACGGCTGGCGGCCCGGCAGCGCCGGATCGCGACGATCGTCGCGGCGCTCCTCGCGGCGATCGGCACCGGGCTGGTCGTGTCCGGTCACGCGATCGATCAGATCGTCGAGCTGCTGCTGCGGCTGGGTTGGGATTGCGGGCTGCACGGTGCCGTCGTCCTGTTGCTGCTGCTCTTCGTCGCGCGACTGCTGAGGGATCGGATTGCCGTCCTCGTCCACCATCATCCCGCCGTTGTCGGGCTGACCGAAATAGGTCTCCTCGTCAGGCTCCAGCTGCCATTCGGGCAGGGTCACCTGCGTTTCGAACTGTTCGATCGGACGACTGGCGGTCGCCGGCTTCATGAATGCGGCGAAGGCGCGGGCGGGAGCGGTGCCGCCGTGCAGGCCGCTGATCGGACGGGCATCGTCGCGCCCCATCCACACCCCCGTCGTCAGCCCACTGGAAAAGCCGAGGAACCAGCCGTCCTTGGACGAGCTGGTCGTGCCGGTCTTGCCCGCGACCGGGCGGCCGATCTGGGCGGCGCGGCCGGTGCCGGTATTCACCGCCGTCTGCAACAGGTCGGTCATCTGTGCCGCGACATAGGGCGCGACGAGGACGTGGCTGCGGTCGACCTCGTGCGTGTAGATCGTCTGGCCGTTCGCCGTCACCTTGGTGATGCCATAGGGGGTGATCGCGACGCCCTTGTTGGCGACGCTTGCAAAGGCGCGGGTCATGTCGATGAGGCGGACGTCGGACGTGCCGAGCACCATCGAGGGGTGGGTGTTGACCGGCGTGGTGATGCCGAACCGCCGCGCCATGTCGGCGACGGTGGTGAAGCCCACCTCCTGCCCCAGCTTGGCCGCCACGGTGTTGAGCGAATAGGCGAAGGCGGTGCGCAGCGTCACCTGCCCGGAATTGCGCCGCGAATCGTTGCGCGGGCTCCAGCCGTCGATCGTCACCGGTTCGTCGACGATCGTATCCTCGGGCTTATGCCCCGCCTCCAGCGCGGCGAGATAGACGAACAGCTTGAAGGCGGAACCCGGCTGACGCTGCGCCTGC
The sequence above is a segment of the Sphingomonas insulae genome. Coding sequences within it:
- a CDS encoding transglycosylase domain-containing protein → MARARTPRSAPVRRSPWRRRIVVTLQILIALAILAVGALAIAVYVARSQLPSFDELKSSPNGQMIRVHAADGSVIVSMGPSYGEWLPYGSIPQVMRDATVAVEDRRFYSHPGVDPLGIARSVMVRYERGRWIQGGSTITQQLARNVFLNNQKKFGRKFREWILALALERKFSKEQVLELYLNKVYYGGGAYGIDAASRKFFGHGAERLSLAEAAVIAGLVKAPSNYSPTADAQAAVGRAGVVLDSMVRYGAITQSQADDANPRSLALAPEPRQNSARYFTDWALPQLDTLIDETEAPLDVWTTLDLGMQRDADAAVRANAPAGAQGALVSLDRDGAVKAMVGGKDYVASIYNRATQAQRQPGSAFKLFVYLAALEAGHKPEDTIVDEPVTIDGWSPRNDSRRNSGQVTLRTAFAYSLNTVAAKLGQEVGFTTVADMARRFGITTPVNTHPSMVLGTSDVRLIDMTRAFASVANKGVAITPYGITKVTANGQTIYTHEVDRSHVLVAPYVAAQMTDLLQTAVNTGTGRAAQIGRPVAGKTGTTSSSKDGWFLGFSSGLTTGVWMGRDDARPISGLHGGTAPARAFAAFMKPATASRPIEQFETQVTLPEWQLEPDEETYFGQPDNGGMMVDEDGNPIPQQSRDEEQQQQDDGTVQPAIPTQPQQQLDDLIDRVTGHDQPGADRREERRDDRRDPALPGRQPSARDDRRDFAPATRQPLQRPLQDDRPIQ